The following are encoded in a window of Brevibacillus sp. DP1.3A genomic DNA:
- the glmS gene encoding glutamine--fructose-6-phosphate transaminase (isomerizing) yields MCGIVGYIGNRQAQDIVIGGLRKLEYRGYDSAGVAVVNANGLEYSKAQGRLAVLEGRLESNPLSGSMGIGHTRWATHGKPSDENSHPHTDEKSAFAVVHNGIIENFLPLKEELLAKGYTFTSETDTEVIAHLLADMYDGDIVSTARRAVQRMRGAYALGIMTEHEPDKLVAIRLASPLVVGVGQGESFIGSDIPAILEHTRDVYILNEGEMAVLTRDGVELMNAETGEKIERELFHVEWDLVQAEKGGYESFMLKEMHEQPQAVRDTMGARIDEDNKRVILPELKMSDAELATYDRIYIVACGTSMHAGLVGKDVIEKWTRVPVEVAVASEFRYRDPIYTDKTLMIVISQSGETADTLAALREAKKSNVKVLAITNVVGSSVAREADEVIFTWAGPEVAVASTKAYTSQVVALYLFSLYLAQVKGTMAAVEVAEVVDHLSEIPGKIASMLNDDDQIRRFAEGTKEVSSLFFIGRSLDYAVSLEGSLKLKEISYIHSEAYPAGELKHGTLALIEDNVPVVALATQPDIYEKTVSNIVEVKARGAHVLGFATEGNHDLAKSVDEVIYMPATLPMLTPILTVIPLQLLAYYASVARGLDVDKPRNLAKSVTVE; encoded by the coding sequence ATGTGCGGAATCGTTGGATATATTGGAAATAGACAAGCGCAAGACATCGTGATCGGAGGACTTCGCAAGCTGGAGTATCGCGGCTATGATTCAGCAGGGGTCGCTGTCGTGAATGCAAACGGATTGGAGTACTCAAAAGCTCAGGGGCGTCTGGCAGTTCTGGAAGGCCGTTTGGAGTCGAATCCATTGTCTGGTTCTATGGGAATCGGGCATACACGTTGGGCGACACACGGAAAACCGTCTGACGAGAACTCCCACCCACATACAGACGAGAAATCTGCTTTTGCAGTCGTTCACAACGGGATTATCGAAAACTTCCTGCCATTGAAAGAAGAGCTGCTGGCAAAAGGCTACACGTTCACTTCTGAGACAGATACCGAGGTTATCGCTCACTTGCTCGCGGACATGTACGATGGCGATATTGTTTCTACAGCGCGTCGTGCTGTGCAACGCATGCGTGGTGCCTATGCATTGGGAATCATGACGGAGCACGAGCCAGATAAGCTGGTAGCGATTCGTTTGGCTAGCCCGCTAGTAGTTGGTGTGGGTCAAGGCGAGAGCTTTATCGGTTCGGATATCCCGGCTATTTTGGAGCATACACGTGACGTGTACATTTTGAACGAAGGCGAAATGGCTGTGTTGACTCGTGATGGTGTGGAACTGATGAACGCAGAGACCGGAGAGAAAATCGAGCGGGAACTGTTCCATGTCGAGTGGGATCTGGTACAAGCGGAAAAAGGCGGATATGAATCCTTCATGCTCAAGGAAATGCACGAGCAGCCTCAAGCTGTTCGCGATACCATGGGTGCCCGCATTGACGAGGACAACAAGCGAGTGATTTTGCCTGAGTTGAAAATGAGCGATGCGGAACTGGCGACATACGATCGCATCTACATCGTGGCATGCGGTACTTCCATGCACGCAGGTCTCGTCGGTAAGGATGTTATCGAAAAATGGACTCGCGTACCTGTAGAGGTAGCAGTCGCTTCCGAGTTCCGTTACCGTGATCCGATCTACACAGACAAGACACTGATGATCGTCATCAGCCAATCTGGTGAGACAGCAGACACGCTGGCTGCGCTGCGTGAGGCGAAGAAGAGCAACGTGAAGGTGTTGGCTATCACCAACGTGGTAGGCAGCTCTGTAGCTCGTGAAGCTGACGAAGTGATCTTTACGTGGGCTGGTCCGGAAGTAGCGGTAGCATCTACGAAAGCATACACCTCCCAAGTCGTTGCCCTGTACTTGTTCAGCCTGTATTTGGCTCAAGTAAAAGGCACCATGGCGGCTGTTGAGGTTGCGGAAGTCGTTGATCACCTGAGCGAGATCCCTGGCAAAATCGCTTCCATGCTGAATGACGATGATCAGATTCGTCGCTTTGCAGAGGGCACAAAAGAGGTAAGCAGCCTGTTCTTCATCGGCCGCAGCCTCGACTATGCGGTATCGCTGGAAGGCTCTCTGAAGCTGAAAGAAATCTCCTACATTCACTCCGAGGCGTATCCAGCTGGTGAGCTGAAGCACGGTACACTTGCGCTGATTGAAGATAATGTTCCAGTTGTAGCTTTGGCTACGCAACCAGACATCTACGAAAAAACGGTAAGCAATATCGTGGAAGTAAAAGCTCGCGGCGCTCATGTACTGGGCTTTGCGACTGAAGGCAACCACGACCTGGCGAAGAGTGTTGATGAGGTTATTTACATGCCAGCCACACTGCCAATGCTCACACCGATTCTGACCGTCATTCCATTGCAATTGCTTGCCTACTACGCTTCTGTCGCTCGCGGCCTTGATGTGGATAAACCACGGAACTTGGCGAAGAGTGTGACGGTTGAGTAA
- a CDS encoding LysR family transcriptional regulator produces MDTSHLHYFRTIARIQHMTKAAEELQIAQPALSKIIARLEEDLGVPLFDRQGRNIRLNTFGKTFLRKVEIALNALEDGRKEIEELSGLYSGSVHLAVTSVELLSRPLADFLSQYPKTDFRITQVSMMELEPLLLSGEVDICLTALPTQNAGVCSSHVLEEEVYLAVSPNHRFSDRQIISLAEAATEAFIGYNEGQFYQPLNDIFFGEAGIHPKYICRVNEPSAIASLVRAGVGVALVGECGRSSDSPLTLLKIHDHSMKRNYKFIWLESRYLSVAARKFLEFVTEFFCKTN; encoded by the coding sequence ATGGATACTTCACATTTACATTACTTTCGTACTATCGCTAGAATTCAACATATGACCAAAGCAGCCGAAGAACTGCAAATTGCTCAACCCGCATTAAGCAAAATAATCGCTCGACTTGAGGAAGATCTTGGTGTCCCCCTCTTTGACCGCCAGGGGAGAAATATTAGATTAAACACGTTTGGTAAAACGTTCCTTCGAAAGGTAGAAATTGCTTTAAACGCATTGGAAGATGGAAGGAAAGAAATTGAAGAACTTTCTGGGTTGTATTCGGGCAGTGTTCACTTAGCGGTTACGAGCGTCGAGCTCCTGTCTAGGCCACTTGCTGACTTTCTATCCCAATACCCGAAAACCGATTTCCGAATAACCCAAGTTTCTATGATGGAGCTGGAGCCTCTTCTTCTGAGTGGAGAAGTGGACATATGTCTCACAGCGTTACCTACGCAAAATGCTGGAGTGTGCTCCTCCCATGTCCTGGAGGAAGAAGTATACCTTGCTGTTTCTCCTAACCATCGATTCTCAGACCGACAGATCATTTCTTTGGCAGAAGCTGCTACTGAAGCTTTCATTGGTTACAATGAGGGGCAATTTTATCAACCACTGAACGATATCTTTTTTGGAGAGGCTGGAATTCATCCTAAATATATATGCAGGGTAAATGAGCCTTCTGCTATTGCGAGTCTTGTCCGGGCCGGCGTTGGTGTCGCTCTTGTAGGTGAGTGCGGACGAAGCTCTGACTCTCCACTCACTTTATTAAAGATTCATGACCACAGTATGAAACGTAATTATAAGTTCATTTGGCTTGAATCACGATATTTATCTGTAGCAGCTAGAAAATTCTTAGAGTTCGTAACGGAATTTTTCTGTAAGACAAATTAG
- a CDS encoding SgcJ/EcaC family oxidoreductase, whose amino-acid sequence MVYKEEEPLEHDRELIKHVVNEMETAFNRHDADALDSHFTQNATWVNVMGEKLSGWDEINKVHKIVLTGPLSNSYSKYTVDSISFINSNVAVVHVRQYSTTSDGKRIGGGQESIAIYVMVKETKVWRLAAGQNTLLKSV is encoded by the coding sequence ATGGTATACAAAGAAGAGGAACCATTGGAGCATGATCGCGAACTTATCAAACATGTAGTTAATGAAATGGAGACAGCGTTTAATCGGCACGATGCAGATGCGTTAGACAGCCATTTCACACAAAACGCCACTTGGGTGAATGTAATGGGTGAAAAGTTGTCGGGTTGGGATGAAATAAATAAAGTGCACAAAATCGTCTTGACAGGTCCTTTAAGTAATTCTTATAGCAAATATACTGTTGACAGCATCTCGTTCATTAATTCCAATGTAGCTGTTGTTCATGTCCGTCAATATTCAACAACTTCCGATGGTAAACGAATTGGCGGAGGGCAAGAAAGCATTGCTATCTACGTAATGGTCAAGGAAACGAAAGTTTGGAGGCTAGCAGCAGGACAAAACACACTTCTAAAATCCGTCTAA
- a CDS encoding TetR/AcrR family transcriptional regulator codes for MSRNKSFEIPKVLDLAIDVFWHKGYVGCSMQDLVEQLGLSRSSIYETFGSKEDLYLQALERYDRQSKQILAAILYEQGPAKELLLRYFHEVIEYTRRRSCFMVNASLELAASHPEVFKRVQANMAENEEAFYQLLERAVQTGELKGTWNLKALAQYLVNVMHGITVTTVTAEREMLDNIVRSSLYFLP; via the coding sequence ATGAGCAGAAATAAAAGTTTTGAAATTCCAAAAGTACTGGATCTGGCAATCGACGTGTTTTGGCATAAAGGGTATGTGGGTTGTTCTATGCAGGATTTGGTGGAGCAGCTTGGACTTAGCCGAAGCAGCATTTATGAGACGTTTGGAAGTAAAGAGGACTTGTACCTTCAGGCGCTGGAGCGTTACGACCGGCAATCCAAACAGATACTGGCGGCTATCTTGTATGAACAAGGGCCGGCGAAAGAACTTCTGCTGCGCTATTTTCACGAGGTCATCGAATATACGCGTCGCAGAAGTTGCTTTATGGTGAATGCCTCGTTAGAGCTGGCAGCTTCCCACCCGGAGGTATTTAAGCGGGTCCAAGCCAATATGGCTGAGAACGAGGAAGCCTTTTACCAACTGTTGGAACGTGCGGTGCAGACCGGTGAGCTGAAGGGAACCTGGAATTTGAAAGCATTGGCCCAATACCTGGTTAATGTTATGCACGGGATTACGGTGACCACGGTAACCGCGGAACGTGAAATGCTGGACAATATTGTGCGCAGTTCGCTTTACTTTCTGCCGTGA
- the glpQ gene encoding glycerophosphodiester phosphodiesterase produces the protein MKKLVTSLVAALAITTSFGSVSFAEADKIVIAHRGASAYLPEHTLPAKAMAYAMGVDYIEQDVVMTKDNKLLIMHDHYLDSVTNVAEVYPDRKRKDGRYYVIDFTLDEIKKLKTTEVFTVENGKQVQDYPDRFPLWKSSFNVHTLEEEIELIQGMNKSTGRNVGIYSEIKAPWFHRHEGKDISLAVLQVLKKYGYVSKNDKAYIQTFDPNEAKRIRTELYPQLNMNVKLVQLMAETGWNETMIYENGKAVPYNYDWMFEKGAMKEIAKYADGVGPWKPMIIKEESTRDHLIITNLVKEAHEADLDVHPYTFRADKGQIPAYAASFEELLDQFYFTAGVDGVFTDFPDRAVDFLRRAEYQSKMSQYQRN, from the coding sequence ATGAAAAAACTGGTTACATCCCTGGTAGCCGCTCTCGCTATTACAACAAGCTTTGGAAGCGTATCCTTTGCCGAAGCGGATAAGATTGTCATCGCCCACCGTGGAGCGAGCGCATACTTGCCGGAACATACGCTGCCCGCAAAAGCGATGGCTTACGCGATGGGAGTCGACTACATCGAACAAGACGTGGTCATGACAAAGGACAACAAACTGCTCATCATGCACGACCATTATCTGGACAGCGTAACCAATGTAGCGGAGGTCTACCCTGATCGAAAACGAAAAGACGGCAGGTACTACGTTATTGATTTCACTCTTGACGAGATCAAGAAACTGAAAACAACAGAGGTCTTCACAGTGGAAAACGGCAAGCAAGTGCAAGACTATCCGGATCGCTTCCCTCTCTGGAAATCTAGCTTCAATGTTCACACCCTGGAAGAAGAGATTGAACTGATCCAGGGTATGAACAAAAGCACAGGTCGTAACGTAGGGATCTATTCTGAGATCAAAGCTCCTTGGTTCCACAGACACGAAGGAAAGGACATCAGCCTCGCAGTGCTGCAGGTGTTGAAAAAGTACGGCTATGTGTCCAAGAATGACAAAGCGTACATACAGACTTTCGACCCCAATGAAGCAAAACGGATTCGCACGGAACTCTATCCACAATTGAATATGAACGTGAAGCTTGTACAGCTCATGGCAGAAACCGGCTGGAACGAAACCATGATCTATGAAAACGGTAAGGCAGTTCCCTACAACTACGATTGGATGTTTGAAAAAGGGGCGATGAAAGAAATTGCGAAATACGCAGACGGCGTAGGGCCATGGAAGCCGATGATCATCAAAGAAGAGTCGACGAGAGACCACCTGATCATTACCAATCTTGTCAAAGAGGCTCATGAAGCTGACCTGGACGTGCATCCATACACCTTCCGAGCGGATAAAGGACAAATCCCTGCCTATGCAGCAAGCTTCGAGGAGCTGCTCGATCAGTTCTACTTCACAGCAGGAGTTGACGGGGTGTTTACGGACTTCCCTGACCGTGCCGTTGATTTTTTACGAAGAGCGGAGTACCAAAGCAAAATGTCACAGTACCAGCGTAACTGA
- a CDS encoding putative quinol monooxygenase, whose translation MLIIHAHLQVIPAQEEAFLQAAKALVAASQAEEGNVGYTLLKSTEQEYHYTMVEKWQDAAAVAAHNASAHFQAFVKEAPSFFAGAMELEVFAGEPVKL comes from the coding sequence ATGCTTATTATACATGCCCATCTGCAAGTGATACCCGCACAGGAAGAAGCCTTCCTTCAAGCGGCCAAAGCCCTGGTTGCTGCAAGCCAAGCTGAAGAAGGCAATGTAGGATACACCCTTCTGAAAAGCACAGAGCAAGAATATCACTACACCATGGTAGAAAAGTGGCAGGACGCTGCCGCAGTAGCGGCCCACAATGCAAGCGCTCATTTTCAGGCTTTTGTGAAGGAAGCTCCTTCCTTTTTTGCAGGAGCCATGGAATTGGAAGTATTCGCAGGAGAGCCTGTGAAGTTGTAA
- a CDS encoding nitroreductase family protein, which translates to MINTVQRTNDFREITFGRRSVKLYDPEIKISREEMVEILAGATRAPSSVNMQPWRFVVIESQEEKEKLAELARFNKTQVLTSSAVIAVFVDMDNAEYMDEIFGKAVELGYMPQEVKDMQLKAVKPYYANIPASDLRDVNFIDAGLVSMQLMLVARSFGYDTNPIGGYEKDQIAEAFDLDKDRYQPIMLISIGKAAKEGHPSYRLPVETVTTWK; encoded by the coding sequence ATGATAAATACCGTACAAAGAACAAATGATTTTCGTGAAATCACGTTTGGTCGTCGTTCTGTCAAACTTTATGATCCTGAAATAAAAATCAGCCGCGAGGAAATGGTTGAAATTCTAGCGGGAGCCACACGCGCTCCATCTTCAGTCAACATGCAGCCTTGGCGCTTTGTGGTTATCGAAAGTCAAGAAGAGAAGGAAAAGCTTGCAGAGCTGGCACGCTTCAACAAAACGCAGGTACTCACCTCTTCCGCCGTCATTGCCGTATTCGTCGACATGGATAATGCGGAATATATGGATGAGATATTTGGAAAAGCTGTCGAGCTCGGATACATGCCGCAGGAAGTGAAGGACATGCAGCTGAAAGCCGTGAAGCCTTATTACGCCAATATACCAGCTTCTGACCTGCGGGATGTCAATTTTATCGATGCCGGTCTCGTATCCATGCAATTGATGCTGGTTGCCCGTTCATTCGGCTATGACACGAACCCTATCGGCGGCTATGAAAAGGATCAAATAGCAGAAGCGTTTGATTTGGACAAGGATCGCTATCAACCGATCATGCTGATCAGTATCGGGAAAGCAGCCAAGGAAGGACACCCCTCTTACCGTCTCCCTGTTGAGACAGTGACAACCTGGAAATAA
- a CDS encoding MarR family winged helix-turn-helix transcriptional regulator has protein sequence MTRKEFEEEQILNLLIGLTNKISPKFERCTGISSTRLAILQILCECNEINQSQLQKHINIDSAAITRHLKQLEADGMVTRHKNPNDNRETFVRLSEEGHHRIEGYKSEKRNFIQQILEGFSEDETQVLTDFLKRMQNNI, from the coding sequence ATGACACGCAAGGAATTTGAAGAGGAGCAAATACTGAATCTGCTCATCGGATTAACCAATAAAATAAGTCCCAAGTTCGAACGCTGTACCGGAATCAGCTCTACTCGTCTCGCGATCTTGCAAATCCTTTGTGAATGCAACGAAATCAATCAGTCCCAGCTACAAAAGCACATCAATATCGACAGTGCTGCCATTACACGCCACCTGAAGCAACTGGAAGCGGATGGCATGGTGACCAGACACAAAAATCCAAATGATAACCGCGAAACCTTCGTTCGTCTATCCGAAGAAGGACATCATCGGATTGAAGGGTACAAAAGCGAGAAACGAAATTTCATCCAGCAGATTCTGGAAGGCTTCAGCGAGGATGAAACGCAGGTCTTAACTGATTTTCTCAAACGGATGCAAAACAACATTTGA